The DNA segment GCATGTTGCCTCAATTGCTTCCATCAAGCTGGCATAATTGACTGTCtctgaaaacacacattttggccaatatttgcttttttgcaTGATAATGACTTAAAATCGATGGGTTTAAAAGTGAAATCATACTTGATCCATCAAATGCGAACGCTCTAACTCTCTCCTCCGTGTTTGTGATTCCTCTGCTTGTCAACGACAAAAAACGTttgtttgtccttcttcccttcAGCCTGCGGTGACTTCGTGTCCGCACGGCGCCGTTGAAGAACTTTGGACCAGCCCATGACCATGCCCACGATCCTCTTCCTCAGTTTGCCGTGCCCCAGGGCCACCACCATGGGACAGAAGCCCACAAACAGCGAGGCGGAGAAGTGGGCCACGGTCAGCAGGCCCTCGGCGTGGTGCCCTCCGTCGTGGTTGTAGTAGGTCACGGCGGCCACCTGCAGCACCCAGCAGACCACAAAGAGCGACACCATGAGCAAGATGACGTGAGCCGCTTTGCGCTCGGTGGACGCGTGCTTGTCCAGCTCGCCGTGTTCCCCGGCCGCCGCCACCGCTCTGATGTGCTTGACCAGGGAACGCAGGGTGGCTAAGTTGGTGCACACCATCAGCACCAGGGGAAGAACCTCATTCAGAGCCAGCGAAGCCGAGGCGAACGCTGCCCCCTGCTGACTGGAAGGGAACTCCCAAACGCACCCCAGCAGAGGCCGTGTGGTGCAGCTGATGACCATGAGTTCCACTGTGGCGTTACCGTGGACGTGGGTGCTGTAGACCAGAGCCGGGGTAGCGAAAGCCAGATTGGCGCCCCACACCACGCCCAAAACCATCCACACTCGACGCCTCTCCCGCTGCTGGGCCTGAGGTCCGGAGTTGACGTGCTGCCGACGTAGCGTGGTGCAGTGGAAGATGCTGAGCGTCAACGTCACCCAGCAGCCCACCGCTCGCCACCACACCCACAGCAGCATGAAGACCCGACACCAACCCGGGGACAGACTCACATTCAAGCCCAAGTCCGAGACAAATATGGGCACGGTGCGGAACAGCGAAGTGAGAAGGTTAGCCAGCGATAAATGCACCAAGATCGTATCCGAGGGGGGGAGTCTCCTTGATGGACTCTGGGTGGAAGCCTGCACCACCTGCGAGCAAAACCAGTATGAGGATCAGGACCACCACTCACCTCAACATGACTTGTTTGTCTCACCACATAGATGACCAGGATGTTTCCCAGAATGCCACAAAAGACTAGCAAACCAAATAGAATAGCGTCGACGGTGAGGGCGGCCGACATGGCCTCACGTGCATGGCGCCATTGTTGGCTCGCTGTATTCCCTCATGGAGTCAGACGGTGTCCTTTTATACGCACACGCCACGCGTCATCCTCGCTGACGAGCCTCAAGGTTCATTACTTTTGGCAAAGGTAGACATTTTCCATCGTCTCGCTTTGCTTCACTCATCACTTTGAGTTACAGTCGCATCATTTGTGGCGCCACCTATGGGTGGGTTGTGGTTAagatgctttggaagacatgctagcatacagtACAGAATGTAGTACAGATATGATTACTGATGGATAGGGATGTCACAAGATCTCCAAAGATTGGTAAtcgtaatggttttatttcatttgaacgttgtttgtttttcataataatccAACATAgaagaaatttttatttttatttttatttttatttttatttttatttttatttttatttttatttttatttttatttttatttttatttttatttttatttttatttttatttttatttttatttttatttttatttttatttttatttttatttttatttttatttttatttttatttttatttttatttttatttttatttttatgtattttatttatttatttatttatttatttatttatttatttattcagaaTCTGCCACGTGCCGATACAAAAACGGCTGCgatccacactttggacacccgtgacttatggtaatggtaatggttttatttcatttgaacatgcatcagattccaattgagtgcatcccataatcagttcacagtttttatttttatttttatttttatttttatttttatttttatttttatttttatttttatttttatttttatttttatttttatttttatttttatttttatttttatttttatttttatttttatttttatttttatttttatttttatttttatttttatttttatttttatttttatttttatttttatttttatttttatttttatttttatttttatttttatttttatttttatttattcagaaTCTGCCACATGCCAACACAAAAACGGCTGCgatccacactttggacacccgtcacttatggtaatggtaatggttttatttttttttatttatttttttgtttgtttttcataatattccaacataaaagatttttttttaacatttcaactttaaactgctaaaatgacataatgtttCCTCATTAATatctgaatattatgactttttcacttaatagtttgactttattcttgttatgtTATTGCtgagttttgtcttttttttttaggtattcttgttaaattttttCAGAATCTCTCATGTGCCAATACAAAAACGGCTGCgatccgcactttggacacccgtgacgtatggtaatggtaatggttttatttcatttgaacattgtttgtttttcataatattccaacataaaagaaatatatttttttaacatttcaactttaaactgctaaaatgacataatttttcctcattaatatctgaatattatgactttttcacttaatagtttgactttattcttgttatattaTTGCTGAGTTTTGTCTTTGTTGcttttgttagattttttttaggttttcttgttacattttttcagAATCTGCCATGTGCCGATACAAAAACGGCTACGATCCGCACTTTGGAAACCCGTGACTTATAgtagtggttttatttcatttgaacatgcatcagattacaattgaatgcatcccataatcagttcccagttccacatgtccaaaaggagtaggaagaagcaaagcttattaagtcctacccctccatctggtacttttacaatcagtaactgttacatttgttcacttcctgctttccataacacacttttatttttatttttatttttatttttatttttatttttatttttatttttatttttatttttatttttatttttatttttatttttatttttatttttatttttatttttatttttatttttatttttatttttatttttatttttatttttatttttatttttatttttatttttatttttatttttatttttatttttatttttatttttattcattttctaccgctttttcctcacgagggtcgtagggctgctggagcctatcccagctgtctt comes from the Doryrhamphus excisus isolate RoL2022-K1 chromosome 18, RoL_Dexc_1.0, whole genome shotgun sequence genome and includes:
- the LOC131106601 gene encoding olfactory receptor class A-like protein 4; translation: MSAALTVDAILFGLLVFCGILGNILVIYVVVQASTQSPSRRLPPSDTILVHLSLANLLTSLFRTVPIFVSDLGLNVSLSPGWCRVFMLLWVWWRAVGCWVTLTLSIFHCTTLRRQHVNSGPQAQQRERRRVWMVLGVVWGANLAFATPALVYSTHVHGNATVELMVISCTTRPLLGCVWEFPSSQQGAAFASASLALNEVLPLVLMVCTNLATLRSLVKHIRAVAAAGEHGELDKHASTERKAAHVILLMVSLFVVCWVLQVAAVTYYNHDGGHHAEGLLTVAHFSASLFVGFCPMVVALGHGKLRKRIVGMVMGWSKVLQRRRADTKSPQAEGKKDKQTFFVVDKQRNHKHGGES